DNA sequence from the Clostridia bacterium genome:
AGACCGACCGATCACCGCATCGCGATGATGAGGGGCATGGTCACGGCGCTGCTGGAGAACGGCCGCCTCGAGACCACCCTTTACAGAGCGAAGGAGCTGCGCTCCGTCGCCGACAAGATGGTCACTCTCGGCAAAAAGAATACTCTTCACAGCCGCCGTCAGGCGCTCGCCTTCATCACGAAGGAAGACGTCGTCAGCAAGCTGTTCAACGAGATAGCGCCCAGGTATGAAGGCCGCAGCGGCGGCTATACCCGCGTTATCAAGACCGGTCCGCGCCGCGGCGACGCCGCCGAGATGGCGATCATCGAGCTGGTCTGACGCGAATCGCGGAGCGATTTGCGTCAACGCTCGCCGAAGGCGAGTTCATAACCGCGGCGCAGCCGCGTCATAACTTAAAACCGTAAACCTGCGCGTAAGCGTCGGTGGATGGCTTTGAGTTCAGAGCTTGCGACCTTTCCCGCGTCCTACGCCGCGGAGAAAGGGGCTTCCGCAGCCGTTCAGCCACGGCGCGCGGAAATGGTACCGCTTACACCGGAAAACCGAACATTTACTCATACCGCGCGGCAGAAATGCCGCGCGGTTTGCGTTATGTAAAACCGCCGCTGCTCCGTCATTCCGCGTCGCCGCTGCTCCGTCATTCCGCGTCGCCGCCGCTCCGTCATTCCGCGGCGCCGGCGGCTCTGTCATTCCGAGGGGGCGCGAACGCGCCGACGAGGAATCCCACGGGCGAACGCGGGGCGTTCGCAGTGATATTGACGCTGCGCGTCAGTGATATTATCGCTCCGCGATAGTGATATTGCGGCTTCGCCGCAGTGATATTGACGCTTCGCGCCCGTAGGGACGAGCACCGCTCGTCCGTGCATTCTCGCACCCGCGCCGCCCTTTGTCATCCTGAGCGGAGCGATGCGAAGCATCGCGCCCGTAGGGACGAGCATCGCTCGTCCGTGCATTCTCGCACTCGCGCCGCCCTTTGTCATCCTGAGCGGAGCGATGCGAAGCATCGCGCCCGTAGGGACGAGCATTGCTCGTCCGCGCAGTCACGCTGAACGCCGCGAAAGAAAACGAAGCGTAGCCCCCGTTTCCGACTGTGCACTTTCCCGATAACACGACCGTTACCGACAAGATCCTTCGACTCCGGCTTCGCCTTCGCTCAAGATGACAACGTATGCAGGCGTCTGCTTACGGTGTGGGATCCTTCGCTGACGCTCGGGATGACAGTCCCGTCGGCAGACGCGCGGCGACTCAAAAGCGGGCGCTGCCCGCCGCCCGCAAGCCGCGTGCGATAGCCGCTTGACTGTCTTTGCCGCGGATGGTATAATCAAGATACAGAATAATCGCTCTGTACCCCGCGTTCTGCGAAGGAGGATGCTATGTTCATTCTGAAAAAGCTGCTGCTTATCGTATTGATAGTTGTTATCGCCGCATCCGCGGCAACTGTCGCGCTGAGTTTTTACGTTAAGCTCAGCACCAGAGACAGACTGCTCAGCGAGAGCGAGCTCTGCGAGCTCGGCGGATTCGACTGCATACTCGTGCTCGGAGCGGGAGTCACCGGGGAAGAGCCGAGCTCTGTGCTCCACGACAGGATCACTGCGGCGGTGGTGCTTTACGAAAAGGGTGCCGCTCCGAAGCTGCTTATGAGCGGAGACCATGCGCGTGATAATTACGACGAGGTCAACGTGATGAAAAGCAAGGCGGTGAGTCTCGGAGTCCTGTCGAGCGACGTCTTTATGGATCACGCGGGGCTTTCCACCTATGACAGCGTATATCGGGCGCGCGAGATTTTCAAGGCGAAGAAGATCATCATTGTAACTCAGAAATATCATCTCTATCGCGCTCTCTACATCGCGGAGCGACTGGGCGTCGAAGCTTACGGCGCGGCGGCGGAGATACTTGAACGCGAAGGAGGCGCGGGGCGCGAGCTGCGCGAAATAGCCGCGCGCGCCAAGGACGTCGTCAAGTGCGTCTTCAAGCCGGAGGCGAAGATCCTCGGCGAAGCTATCCCCGTCAACGGCGACGGCGACGTGACGAATGACAAATAAGCGTTTATAATAGCAAAAACGCCGCGTCTTTTGGGCGCGCAAATCAGGGATACGCTGGTCTTAAAAAGGATCTTTTCGCGCCGGTCGGCGTTGAAAGCGCTCGGAAACGGCTGATTGCCGGCGGGGACAAT
Encoded proteins:
- the rplQ gene encoding 50S ribosomal protein L17 — its product is MPGTRKLGRPTDHRIAMMRGMVTALLENGRLETTLYRAKELRSVADKMVTLGKKNTLHSRRQALAFITKEDVVSKLFNEIAPRYEGRSGGYTRVIKTGPRRGDAAEMAIIELV
- a CDS encoding YdcF family protein, coding for MFILKKLLLIVLIVVIAASAATVALSFYVKLSTRDRLLSESELCELGGFDCILVLGAGVTGEEPSSVLHDRITAAVVLYEKGAAPKLLMSGDHARDNYDEVNVMKSKAVSLGVLSSDVFMDHAGLSTYDSVYRAREIFKAKKIIIVTQKYHLYRALYIAERLGVEAYGAAAEILEREGGAGRELREIAARAKDVVKCVFKPEAKILGEAIPVNGDGDVTNDK